One region of Ascaphus truei isolate aAscTru1 chromosome 13, aAscTru1.hap1, whole genome shotgun sequence genomic DNA includes:
- the HPS4 gene encoding BLOC-3 complex member HPS4, producing the protein MGVDPRRVSWLVTPMASSVCAEHGPASWLNYFFLYDSSKVKGEGDPTRAGINYFYPSQTILDQQELLCGQIAGVVRCMSDIAGSPPNLIRLRKLKFAIHVHGDYLWALGCSVDVADVSCKRFLEELIGLFRFYNGPFGDAYTVRSPTELSKEWELYTAHIQRNASDLHKIFNSLCHLDKTKVDPLLLLKAALILQTCQRFHHVLAGCILYKGRIVSTQLPPPLSSKVLIQREEHIHRQSSVNSYQSPDHPLPQNVYMIPVFVTEAEATALRQFPAQWMTRLPTSSRRTSRQSHSLTGDAHVNQSQISVAAEVWTLVKEKGNLESAPLLKVEFSKEPAAAHVENEDVGVSEASCIDPVADNPMQSSSRLKELQKPEMIGEHEQVTIIADSPDNCFFEEPPITESDIEIRSQHLSSGSFVTCDSMPELEKNSPDKSGSSTKEDDQETFHPCAETSDQSSSDGRLSGHTADVTNVEQAEGKVQAGLMKVDLANELMEIKGGDTEVHERNVSSSEKISPSCESTDINLSTEASSITDWTLTLNSTPSASSTKLVQMALYIHNVNGLVLSLLAECPFKYDKESIQDVHDSTLASLNGLEVHLKETLPLDNNVTKATYSFTHYDSIQNVLTANLPSVSSTYDLHFLRAASLIHSDFNQHQTIQEITVRNACSALYGCQSTVHETYFQQVAPPIRNSGVPNSKDSAFMLPNKAKQKLLRHGLNLL; encoded by the exons ATGGGCGTGGATCCCAGGCGGGTTTCTTGGTTGGTAACTCCCATGGCTTCTTCGGTTTGTGCTGAACACGGGCCAGCATCATG GTTGAATTATTTTTTCCTCTACGACAGTTCAAAGGTGAAGGGCGAAGGTGACCCCACCAGAGCCGGCATTAATTACTTCTACCCTTCACAG ACCATCCTTGACCAGCAGGAGTTGCTGTGTGGACAGATTGCCGGTGTTGTTCGGTGCATGTCGGATATCGCCGGCTCCCCTCCCAACCTCATCCGGCTCAGAAAGCTGAAGTTTGCAATCCACGTGCATGGAGATTATCTGTGG GCTCTGGGCTGCTCCGTGGACGTCGCCGATGTCAGTTGCAAGCGGTTCTTGGAGGAGCTGATTGGATTGTTCCGGTTTTATAACGGACCCTTCGGAGACGCGTACACG GTGCGCTCCCCTACCGAGCTGAGCAAGGAATGGGAGCTTTACACCGCGCACATCCAGAGGAACGCCAGCGACCTGCACAAGATCTTCAATTCCCTGTGTCACCTGGACAAAACCAAA GTGGACCCCCTGCTCTTGCTAAAAGCGGCTCTCATTCTGCAGACGTGTCAACGGTTTCACCACGTTCTCGCCGGCTGCATCCTATACAAAGGCCG GATAGTGAGTACCCagctccccccgcctctctcttccAAGGTCCTGATTCAGAGAGAGGAGCACATTCACAGG CAATCTTCAGTGAACAGCTATCAAAGCCCAG ATCACCCGTTACCCCAGAATGTCTACATGATCCCAGTATTCGTAACGGAAGCAGAAGCCACTGCTCTCCGCCAGTTCCCTGCCCAATGGATGACAAG GTTGCCCACGTCTTCAAGAAGGACTTCAAGACAGTCACACAGTCTCACTGGTGATGCGCATGTTAATCAATCGCAGATCTCAGTTGCTGCAGAGGTCTGGACACTAGTGAAGGAAAAGGGAAACTTGGAATCTGCTCCAttgttaaaggtggaattctcaaaGGAACCAGCTGCAGCACATGTCGAAAATGAAGACGTAGGTGTTTCAGAAGCATCGTGCATCGACCCAGTGGCAGACAATCCCATGCAAAGCTCATCTCGATTAAAAGAATTACAGAAACCTGAAATGATTGGTGAACATGAGCAAGTCACTATCATAGCAGATAGCCCTGATAATTGCTTCTTTGAAGAGCCACCGATAACCGAGAGCGATATCGAGATAAGAAGCCAGCATCTATCCAGTGGGAGTTTTGTAACCTGCGATTCCATGCCAGAGTTAGAGAAAAACAGCCCTGATAAATCTGGGAGCTCCACCAAGGAGGACGACCAAGAGACATTCCACCCATGTGCTGAAACATCCGACCAAAGTAGTTCAGATGGAAGATTGTCTGGACACACTGCTGATGTTACCAATGTTGAACAGGCAGAAGGTAAAGTTCAAGCAGGGCTAATGAAGGTTGACCTTGCTAATGAGTTGATGGAGATTAAAGGAGGTGACACAGAAGTCCATGAAAGGAATGTAAGCAGCTCAGAGAAGATCTCGCCTTCATGTGAGAGCACAGATATCAATCTGTCCACAGAGGCTTCCAGCATCACCGACTGGACCTTAACACTGAACTCCACACCATCGGCCAGCAGCACAAAACTGGTGCAAATGGCCTTATACATCCATAATGTTAATGGGTTAGTTCTTTCTTTATTGGCTGAATGTCCATTCAAATACGACAAGGAGTCCATTCAAGACGTG CATGACAGCACCTTGGCTTCCCTCAATGGTTTAGAAGTTCATCTGAAGGAGACTTTGCCGTTGGACAACAATGTAACAAAGGCCACCTACAGCTTTACCCATTACGACTCCATCCAGAACGTTCTCACTg CCAACCTCCCATCAGTCTCCAGCACATACGACCTCCACTTCCTCCGAGCTGCCAGTCTGATCCACTCGGACTTCAACCAACATCAGACTATTCAGGAAATAACAGTAAG AAATGCATGTTCTGCTCTGTATGGCTGCCAGAGCACCGTCCACGAGACGTACTTTCAACAGGTCGCGCCTCCTATTCGAAATTCCGGGGTCCCAAACTCCAAGGACAGCGCCTTCATGCTACCGAACAAGGCCAAGCAGAAACTACTGCGACATGGTCTGAACCTGCTGTAA